From a region of the Papaver somniferum cultivar HN1 unplaced genomic scaffold, ASM357369v1 unplaced-scaffold_54, whole genome shotgun sequence genome:
- the LOC113343130 gene encoding LOB domain-containing protein 36-like: protein MTSSSNSPCAACKFLRRKCTQECVFAPYFPPDQPQKFANVHKVFGASNVAKLLNEITPTQREDAVNSLAYEAEARLRDPVYGCVGVISTLQHRLKQVEHDLYNAKKELSTFIGPAALLPLAQHPHHPHHHPLLHHAQNPNSPVGVVSGGGAYGISSLGLGLPTGPTQQAHLLMREQQQQQQQHIIDPQILAAAIAAREQQDMMRSYEQQQQQQQQELVRFNGGFDGGANGNGGGGVLFNQMGSGVPSPLSLITFDNNNNNNNNSPFQIQQQQQQQHIQENHHQPQQHQQQQPPQLQIQPETPQQQRSGSDEGTSVGGPSS, encoded by the coding sequence ATGACGTCGTCATCGAATTCACCTTGCGCGGCGTGTAAATTTCTCCGTCGTAAATGCACGCAAGAATGCGTATTTGCACCCTACTTCCCACCAGACCAGCCTCAGAAATTCGCAAACGTTCATAAAGTCTTCGGAGCAAGTAATGTAGCAAAGTTACTCAACGAAATCACACCAACACAGAGAGAAGATGCTGTCAATTCATTAGCTTATGAAGCTGAAGCTCGGCTTCGCGATCCGGTTTACGGTTGTGTTGGAGTCATATCGACTCTTCAACATAGATTGAAACAAGTAGAACATGATCTTTACAATGCTAAGAAAGAACTTTCTACTTTCATTGGTCCAGCAGCTTTGTTGCCTCTTGCTCAACATccacatcatcctcatcatcatccgcTTTTGCATCATGCTCAGAACCCTAATTCTCCTGTTGGTGTAGTTTCCGGTGGTGGTGCTTATGGGATTTCTTCTTTGGGGTTAGGGCTTCCAACTGGACCTACACAACAAGCTCACTTGCTGATGAGggagcaacaacaacagcagcagcaacatataATTGATCCACAAATATTAGCTGCAGCTATAGCAGCAAGAGAACAACAGGATATGATGAGAAGTTAtgagcaacagcagcagcaacaacaacaggaaCTTGTCAGGTTTAATGGTGGTTTTGATGGAGGTGCTAatggaaatggtggtggtggtgttttgTTTAATCAAATGGGTTCTGGTGTGCCTTCGCCGTTGAGTTTGATTACATtcgataacaacaacaacaacaacaacaatagtcCATTTCAaattcaacaacaacagcagcagcaacatattcaagaaaatcatcatcaacctcagcaacatcaacaacaacaaccacctCAACTGCAAATTCAACCAGAAACACCACAACAACAGAGATCAGGGAGCGATGAGGGTACAAGTGTAGGTGGACCATCTTCATAA
- the LOC113343112 gene encoding protein ALP1-like produces MVAVFLYVIAHHHKNKVVGFMFKRSGETISRYVNTVLKGVIRLQGELLKQPVAVATSFNCLGALDVTHISIHVATEDKPRYRTRKSSIETNVLCVCSHNLEVIYVYPGWEGSAADSRVLREAIYKKNGLEVPQGYYYLVDADYPNSGGFLAPFRGQRYHLKEWGQGRLEPRTAEELFNMKYCRARNVIERVFGLLKMRWAILRSPSWYPVNIHCCFIMACCLIHNLIRREMPMDEFLEENNYEDGPVNLVSPQESRMIEFVDSSDYWAVQRKELADQMWERWTARRRRRVVS; encoded by the exons ATGGTTGCGGTATTTTTGTATGTAATTGCACATCACCATAAGAATAAAGTTGTAGGGTTTATGTTCAAGCGATCTGGAGAAACCATTAGCAGATATGTAAACACGGTATTGAAAGGAGTTATTAGACTTCAAGGGGAGTTGCTTAAACAACCAGTTGCAGTGGCTACAAGTTTT AACTGCCTAGGGGCATTAGATGTAACACATATTAGTATCCATGTGGCAACCGAAGACAAGCCTAGGTATCGTACAAGGAAGAGCTCGATTGAAACTAATGTATTATGTGTATGCTCCCATAACTTGGAGGTTATATATGTGTATCCTGGCTGGGAAGGTTCAGCTGCCGATTCTCGTGTTCTTAGAGAAGcaatatacaaaaagaatggcTTAGAAGTTCCACAAG GTTACTATTACCTTGTCGATGCCGATTATCCGAATAGTGGAGGATTTCTTGCGCCTTTTAGAGGTCAACGTTATCATTTAAAGGAATGGGGGCAAGGTCGTTTAGAACCAAGGACAGCTGAAGAACTATTCAATATGAAATATTGTAGGGCTAGGAATGTGATTGAACGCGTTTTTGGATTGTTGAAAATGAGATGGGCAATACTTCGGAGTCCTTCATGGTATCCAGTAAACATACATTGTTGTTTTATCATGGCTTGTTGTTTAATCCATAACCTTATTAGGAGAGAAATGCCTATGGATGAATTTCTAGAGGAAAACAATTATGAAGATGGACCAGTTAATTTAGTTTCTCCTCAAGAAAGTCGAATGATAGAATTTGTTGATTCCTCAGATTATTGGGCtgttcagaggaaagagttagcTGATCAAATGTGGGAAAGATGGACTGCACGTAGACGTAGACGCGTAGTTAGTTAA